The genomic interval TCCTACCCATTGTCGGAACTATTCCGATGGTTTTGGCGGTTGCTGCTCCTCGCCAGCTATTGTCGCGACACTTTCACAATGACTTCGAGGTGGCAGAATACGCTCGGCAAGAATTTTCTCAGCGGCTACAACACTTTCAAACCAGCGCGAAGTTGTTTCAAGATCTATTTGGCGAGCCGCTGCGAAGCCTCTTGTTGGAAGGAAACGGCGACGCGGCCGGGCCTATCCTTAATGCATTACCTCTCCTTACACCGTTTGGGAATCCAGCCAACAGCCGAAAAGCCACGATAGCCATCGACGGACTTTCGGGGGGCTACTTGAAATCTTTCGCTCTCTCTGTTGGAGTTCTTCAATCGCTTCCGCGAGGATGGGCTCCAAAGATTCTGGAGGTCCTGCCCCATTCCTATCTGAGGTTTAGAATTCAGGATCTTGCGAAACGAGTTTCGCTGGACGATAGCTTTCTGCTCTACGAGCGTCATCACGAGAACAACTGCGCATCGCTAACCGAGGAAGAGCTCCTAGATGCGGCTCTTTTGAGAAATCTACCAGTAGATGTCTCGTTCGGCGAAATGCGGACGTGTTTGACGAATCATTTGCAACTAGTGGCCTCCGTTCGATTAAGCCTCCAATACGATCCAGCCGATGAAGTGATTGGTTTGTGGACTCTTCACTTATCTTTGATCAGGCACTTCTTGCAAGCAGCATGGAATCCAAGGACCAAATAAGTATAATatagttcacagtcaatactaTGACGTTTAAAACTTGGGTTCAATAATTGTCGTCAGAATACCGTGATCGCTTGGAAAGTCAAGAGTCGGGAAAGCCATGTCCTCGACATACTCGCGTTTCCCAGTGTTATCCTTCCATGTCCTGACAACTTGAAAATCATCCTTCGGGAACAAAATAAAATCCTTGGGATTCACATCTCCGTTACTGCGTTTCTCATCTCGCCGACAA from Phaeodactylum tricornutum CCAP 1055/1 chromosome 11, complete sequence carries:
- a CDS encoding predicted protein is translated as MYRRVLSIFANELSKKCPNKIISDYGLRIGIRYRSLLVTHGTLYTRGPKSKSPVASIRKESNGKRVVDVDWRPMTLQERIKEFPASVKRLWKHYELYGNIHNASKTKRNAWSSDSPHNTPLHQGNIGDNPYPIHHLKNRPGLVPRRQYEQQRQFIEALKLVSPTVLVWILPIVGTIPMVLAVAAPRQLLSRHFHNDFEVAEYARQEFSQRLQHFQTSAKLFQDLFGEPLRSLLLEGNGDAAGPILNALPLLTPFGNPANSRKATIAIDGLSGGYLKSFALSVGVLQSLPRGWAPKILEVLPHSYLRFRIQDLAKRVSLDDSFLLYERHHENNCASLTEEELLDAALLRNLPWPPFD